Part of the Bacillus sp. N1-1 genome, AAAAACCGCTTCACTTCCTCCTTAGATAAACCTATATTTCTTGCGATTGACATAAGGGTCACCCATTCCTGATCCAATTTTTCGTCAGTATACGTTCTCATTCCCCATCCCCCTAATCAAATTCAGCAATAACCGACACTAATAAAGAACGTTTTGTTCTTTATTTAGAATGTACATCTAATATAGTCTTATTTTGGAAGATTAAAAAGAGTGAAAATTCTTCGTTTTAAACTAATTTTTTGGATAAACTTGCTATTTACTTATAAATCCTTCGCTATTCTTAATTTTTCGCAATTTTATTTCTTATATTAGTGTTTATAGTTAAAATCTATGACTATTGTTCTGTTTACAGAACAATACGTTCTTGATAAAATTAATTCATTAAATAATGATAAAGTCGAGGTAAAGGGATGATCGGTGAAAAAATTAAACTTTATCGGAATCGAATGGGATTGTCGTTGACGGAATTAGCGAAGCGAGCAGGCGTTGCAAAGTCCTATCTAAGTTCCATCGAACGGAATCAACAAGCGAATCCCTCTATTCAATTTCTTGAAAAAATTGCAGCAGAACTTAAAGTACCGATTGAGGTATTCATTCTTGAAGAAGATCATGAGGAACCTGTGCTTGATACAGAATGGAAAGAATTGATCGAAGAAGCCATGCGCTCTGGCATTACAAAAGAAGATTTTGCAGATTATTTAGAGTTTAAAAAGTGGCAAATGCATCATGGAAAAAGCGAGCCGGAAAAATAGAAACTCCTGTCCAGGATGGACAGGAGAGAAAGTTCTTATTCAGCAGAGTTCTCGGAGTTTTCGTTAGCTGCGGGCTCTTCGGTGTTACTACCATTGTTCATAGAGTTGTTGCCGTTCTCTGAATCATTTTCACCACTGCTACACGCTGTGATTAACATAACAGCTACTAACGAAGTTGCAATTTTGAGCATGAATTTCTTGTTATTCATTTCCAAAATCCCTCCCTGAACTCGATAAGTTTACCGCTACTAATTAACGGTTGAGTAAATCATATCAGGTCAAAAAGGGAAAATGTTGAAATTTACATAGTCTCTATTATGGTTTTACAATACGTATAAGTGGTTAACATGCCGTCAATAATTCCGTTCTAGATCTAAAAAACAATCCTCCTTTCTTGTGTCAAAATACTGACAGAAGAAGGGAGGATTCGTTCTTTTGGCTTACTTAAGAGCAAACATAATTTCAGCTTCAGCAGCAACTTCACCATCAACAGTGGCTGTTGCTTTTCCTTTGCCAATCGGTCCTTTAATGCGGATAATTTCCACTTCAAGACGAAGCTGATCACCTGGTTTTACCTGTCTTTTGAAACGGCATTTATCAATGCCTGTAAAGAAAGCAAGCTTCCCCTGGTTCTCTTCTTTCTTAAGCATCGCCACTGCCCCTACTTGAGCAAGTGCTTCTACAATCAAAACTCCTGGCATAACCGGGTAGTCCGGGAAATGGCCATTAAAGAATTCTTCATTTGCTGTCACGTTCTTAATACCGACCGCGCGTACTTCTTCTTCTACTTCAAGAATTCGATCAACAAGAAGGAAAGGGTAGCGATGCGGGATAATCTTTTTAATTTCCTGACTATCTAACATATCTTATTCTCCTATCTGTTACTCTTCTTTTTTTACTATCTCACTAATCTTCACCCAGGTACTCTTTTTAAACACATCGCCAGGGCTACCATCACCAATTACACCGTAACCGATCATCGCGCCTGCAAGAAGTGATGCCATGAGCAAGAGGGCAACGAGAAGAAGGCGTAGCCAGATGGGGATTAACCGCACCTTTGGCTTACGCTCTTGCTCGTCGTGATTCTTATTCGTTTGTGCGACCTCTTTATTAAGAATGACTTTTTCTTCAGAGGCCTGGTTCACCTTTTCATGGTTGTTCGCCATTATGATTACACCCTTACGAATAGTTTCGGTTCAAATTTAGATTAATTTTTTCTTAGCAATCTTGTCAATATGTTCAAGCATAAGGCCTGTCCCTTTTGCCACACAGCTCATTGGCTCTTCTGCTACGAGAACTGGAACCATAAGCTCCTCAGCAAAGAGCTGATCGATCCCGTGAAGTAATGCGCCTCCACCTGTCATAATGACACCACGGTCGATAATATCCGCTGAAAGCTCTGGAGGTGTACGTTCTAGGACGCTCTTAGCAGCCATCACCATGTGGGAGATTGGCTCTTGAAGGGCCTGCTGAATTTCATCCGATTTTACAGTGATTGTCCGTGGAAGCCCTGATACCATGTCTCGTCCACGAATATCAAGTTCTTCATTCCGGCCGCCTGGAAATACCGTTGCTACATTAATCTTAATTTGTTCTGCTGTTCGCTCCCCGATGAGAAGCTTATACGTTTTCTTGATATAATCCAGGATTTCGTAATCGAACTTGTCCCCTGCCATTTTAATGGAAGAGGCGGTGACAATATCGCCCATTGAAAGTACTGCGATATCTGTCGTTCCACCGCCAATGTCCACAACCATATTACCGCTTGGCTGAAAAATATCCATGCCAGCGCCAATTGCAGCTACTTTTGGTTCTTCTTCAAGAAAAATTTGTTTCCCACCGCTTTTTTCAGCAGCTTCTTTAATCGCTTTCTTCTCAACAGATGTGATATTCGTAGGCGTACAAATTAAAATACGCGGCTTTGATAGAAAGCTTTTTACATTAATTTTGTTCAAGAAATGTCTTAGCATCACTTCTGTAATATCGAAGTCTGCGATCACGCCGTCCTTAAGTGGACGCGTTGCAACGATGTTTCCAGGAGTCCGACCAACCATTTGTCTTGCTTCTTCACCAACAGCAAGCGCTCTTCCAGTACCCGTGTCTAGTGCTACAACAGACGGTTCATCTAAAACAATGCCTCTGCCTTTCACATAAATCAGTACGTTCGCCGTACCTAAATCGATCCCAATATCACGTGAAAACATGACGTATCCTCCCTGTATTCTAACACTCATCTATAGTTTCAGTACTAGTATGTTTAAACTACGTATCCATTAGTATATTGTACCATAAATTAAGAAACAGGAAGAAAGTATTTAGAAAAAATTGTCGTTTTTAGGCGCATTATTTGACAGCTTCTTCTTTTTCCGTATCCTT contains:
- the fabZ gene encoding 3-hydroxyacyl-ACP dehydratase FabZ, giving the protein MLDSQEIKKIIPHRYPFLLVDRILEVEEEVRAVGIKNVTANEEFFNGHFPDYPVMPGVLIVEALAQVGAVAMLKKEENQGKLAFFTGIDKCRFKRQVKPGDQLRLEVEIIRIKGPIGKGKATATVDGEVAAEAEIMFALK
- a CDS encoding rod shape-determining protein, producing MFSRDIGIDLGTANVLIYVKGRGIVLDEPSVVALDTGTGRALAVGEEARQMVGRTPGNIVATRPLKDGVIADFDITEVMLRHFLNKINVKSFLSKPRILICTPTNITSVEKKAIKEAAEKSGGKQIFLEEEPKVAAIGAGMDIFQPSGNMVVDIGGGTTDIAVLSMGDIVTASSIKMAGDKFDYEILDYIKKTYKLLIGERTAEQIKINVATVFPGGRNEELDIRGRDMVSGLPRTITVKSDEIQQALQEPISHMVMAAKSVLERTPPELSADIIDRGVIMTGGGALLHGIDQLFAEELMVPVLVAEEPMSCVAKGTGLMLEHIDKIAKKKLI
- a CDS encoding helix-turn-helix domain-containing protein, giving the protein MIGEKIKLYRNRMGLSLTELAKRAGVAKSYLSSIERNQQANPSIQFLEKIAAELKVPIEVFILEEDHEEPVLDTEWKELIEEAMRSGITKEDFADYLEFKKWQMHHGKSEPEK
- a CDS encoding DNA-directed RNA polymerase subunit beta; the encoded protein is MANNHEKVNQASEEKVILNKEVAQTNKNHDEQERKPKVRLIPIWLRLLLVALLLMASLLAGAMIGYGVIGDGSPGDVFKKSTWVKISEIVKKEE
- a CDS encoding anti-repressor SinI family protein; translation: MRTYTDEKLDQEWVTLMSIARNIGLSKEEVKRFLINSSKK